A stretch of the Fibrobacter sp. UWT2 genome encodes the following:
- the aroA gene encoding 3-phosphoshikimate 1-carboxyvinyltransferase, with amino-acid sequence MDTPFFRPSHIQIPALSSYNGELRVPGSKSITNRVLLVSALAEGTTRLHNLLKSDDTRYMGEALKALGVKADMTDDFTEAEIEGNGAPIDAPSVLMENDNYVAGLYLGNAGTAMRSLCAALALGRGVFHLSGEERMKERPIRDLVDALRMLGADIDYMETEGFPPVCINAHGLKGGSVTVRGNISSQYLTALLICAPYAESPLHIHVEGELISAPYILLTLDVMKHFGIEVKHADLKDFYVPKGVYKSPGDYMVEGDASSASYPLAAAAIAGGKVRVLGVGSECRQGDIAFVEVIKKMGATVTMGPDWVECVGPQGKLKSLGEFNAIEIPDAAMTVAVLALFADAPMTISGIASWRVKETDRIAAMAAELRKVGAEVRETNDSITITPPAQLQPATIETYNDHRMAMCFSLVALGGVPIKIMDPACINKTYPRYFDDFLKIAH; translated from the coding sequence ATGGATACACCTTTCTTTCGCCCCAGTCATATTCAGATTCCTGCTTTGTCGTCTTATAACGGAGAACTTCGCGTCCCGGGTTCCAAGAGTATTACCAACCGTGTGCTTTTGGTGTCGGCCCTTGCCGAAGGAACTACCCGTTTGCACAACTTGTTGAAGAGCGATGATACCCGCTATATGGGCGAGGCTCTCAAGGCGCTTGGTGTCAAGGCGGATATGACCGATGACTTTACCGAAGCCGAAATTGAAGGTAACGGCGCCCCTATCGATGCTCCGTCTGTCTTGATGGAAAACGACAACTATGTGGCAGGTCTTTACCTGGGTAACGCAGGCACGGCCATGCGTTCGCTTTGTGCCGCCTTGGCTTTGGGTAGGGGAGTGTTCCATTTGAGTGGCGAAGAACGCATGAAGGAACGTCCCATCCGCGACTTGGTAGATGCGCTCCGCATGCTGGGTGCCGATATCGATTATATGGAAACGGAAGGTTTCCCGCCGGTGTGCATTAACGCTCACGGTCTCAAGGGTGGATCTGTCACGGTTCGTGGCAATATTTCGAGCCAGTACCTGACGGCACTTTTGATTTGCGCCCCTTATGCGGAATCTCCGCTTCACATTCATGTGGAAGGCGAACTGATTTCTGCTCCTTATATTCTTTTGACGCTCGATGTCATGAAACATTTCGGCATCGAAGTCAAGCATGCCGACCTTAAGGATTTCTATGTGCCCAAGGGCGTTTACAAATCTCCGGGTGACTATATGGTCGAAGGTGATGCAAGCTCTGCCAGTTACCCCCTCGCCGCTGCGGCCATTGCCGGTGGCAAGGTTCGCGTGCTGGGCGTAGGTTCCGAATGCCGTCAGGGCGACATCGCCTTTGTCGAAGTCATCAAGAAGATGGGTGCGACTGTGACGATGGGCCCCGACTGGGTAGAATGTGTCGGTCCTCAAGGCAAGCTCAAGAGCCTTGGTGAATTCAACGCCATCGAGATTCCCGATGCAGCTATGACGGTTGCGGTGCTCGCCTTGTTTGCTGACGCCCCCATGACCATTTCGGGCATTGCCAGCTGGCGTGTCAAGGAAACGGACCGTATAGCGGCCATGGCGGCTGAACTCCGCAAGGTAGGCGCCGAAGTTCGCGAAACCAATGATTCCATTACGATTACACCGCCGGCTCAGCTGCAGCCTGCGACTATCGAGACTTACAACGACCACCGCATGGCCATGTGCTTTAGCTTGGTGGCTCTTGGCGGCGTCCCCATCAAGATTATGGACCCCGCTTGCATCAACAAGACGTATCCGCGCTACTTTGACGATTTTTTGAAAATTGCCCACTAG
- the dxr gene encoding 1-deoxy-D-xylulose-5-phosphate reductoisomerase has product MKNVVLLGATGSIGTSSVDVIHQHSDIFNLYAVAANSSVAKVAEIVRKYKVERVCMFNEAAAKELEKELGMKVLAGMEGLCELAADPKADIIINSLMGAVGCLPTITAIEHGKHVALANKETMVMAGPVIWDKLAENPKSFITPIDSEHSAIFQCLEGGKRESEVEFLEITASGGPFREWPIEKFENITVADALNHPVWSMGKKITIDSASMMNKGLEVLEAHFLFHIPYDQIKVVVHPQSMVHSLVQFRDGSLMAQLGAPDMRIPIQVALTWPDRLKLDTKRIDLPTLAKLTFFEPDFNKFRCLALAFEAGRRGGIVPAMMNAANEVLVDTFLKGNLKFTDIPRHVETIMAGAPNVTGHLTLDQVLEADAEARRLTLDLIK; this is encoded by the coding sequence ATGAAAAACGTAGTTCTTCTCGGTGCGACCGGTTCTATCGGTACTTCTAGCGTCGATGTCATTCACCAGCATTCCGACATCTTCAATCTTTATGCCGTTGCGGCTAACAGCAGCGTGGCGAAGGTTGCCGAAATCGTGCGCAAGTACAAGGTCGAACGCGTGTGCATGTTCAACGAAGCAGCCGCCAAGGAACTCGAAAAGGAACTCGGCATGAAGGTGCTCGCCGGCATGGAAGGCCTTTGCGAACTCGCTGCTGACCCGAAGGCCGACATCATCATCAACTCGCTGATGGGTGCTGTGGGTTGCCTCCCGACCATTACCGCTATCGAACACGGCAAGCATGTGGCTCTCGCCAACAAAGAAACCATGGTCATGGCTGGCCCCGTGATCTGGGACAAGCTTGCTGAAAATCCGAAGTCCTTCATTACGCCGATTGACTCCGAACACAGCGCTATCTTCCAGTGCCTCGAAGGCGGCAAGCGTGAATCCGAAGTGGAATTCCTCGAAATCACGGCTTCGGGTGGTCCGTTCCGTGAATGGCCGATTGAAAAGTTTGAAAACATTACCGTGGCCGACGCCTTGAATCATCCGGTTTGGAGCATGGGCAAGAAGATTACCATCGACTCTGCCTCCATGATGAACAAGGGCCTTGAAGTTCTCGAAGCTCACTTCTTGTTCCACATTCCGTACGACCAGATCAAGGTGGTTGTTCACCCGCAGTCCATGGTGCATTCGCTGGTGCAGTTCCGTGACGGTTCCCTGATGGCCCAGCTCGGTGCCCCCGACATGCGCATTCCGATTCAGGTGGCGCTCACGTGGCCCGACCGTCTCAAGCTCGATACCAAGCGTATCGACCTGCCGACGCTCGCGAAACTGACCTTCTTCGAACCGGACTTCAACAAGTTCCGTTGCCTTGCGCTCGCTTTCGAAGCCGGCCGCCGCGGCGGTATCGTGCCTGCCATGATGAATGCTGCAAACGAAGTTCTCGTTGACACCTTCCTCAAAGGCAACCTCAAGTTTACGGATATCCCGCGCCATGTGGAAACCATTATGGCCGGTGCCCCGAACGTGACCGGTCACCTGACGCTTGACCAGGTTCTCGAAGCCGACGCCGAAGCTCGTCGACTGACGCTGGACCTGATTAAGTAA
- a CDS encoding acyl-[acyl-carrier-protein] thioesterase, which yields MMSEITDLKFTVRFSDCDEYGRLKLSRLFQFMEEAAIADAERGGFGLWRMIKAGYTSAITRMKVRINHTPLMGEDLHVSTWIKEIYKDKVVLKDYAVVDSQGHALAEGTSSWILVNLKTGFAEPPSNSPYPFPIQLEKSALPEMLSVLPMGEDPQLVYTERARNSDLDLNHHVNHCRYVEWILDCLSKEEIKERGIRSLQLNFVNQVPLDANVNIIRFKDTNHHAVFFGMNADMEKSPTTNRCHFQARVGFRG from the coding sequence ATGATGAGCGAAATCACAGACCTCAAATTCACCGTACGCTTTTCGGACTGCGACGAATACGGCAGACTCAAGCTTTCGCGCCTATTCCAGTTCATGGAAGAGGCAGCCATAGCCGACGCCGAGCGAGGCGGATTTGGCCTATGGCGCATGATCAAGGCCGGCTACACTTCGGCCATTACGCGCATGAAGGTCCGCATCAATCATACTCCGCTCATGGGAGAAGACCTTCACGTTTCCACCTGGATCAAGGAAATCTATAAAGACAAGGTTGTCTTGAAAGACTACGCCGTTGTCGACAGCCAGGGTCACGCCCTTGCCGAAGGCACTTCCTCCTGGATTCTGGTGAACTTGAAGACCGGCTTTGCCGAGCCCCCTTCTAACAGCCCGTACCCCTTCCCCATCCAGCTCGAAAAGAGCGCCCTGCCGGAAATGCTCTCGGTTTTGCCCATGGGAGAAGATCCACAATTAGTTTATACGGAACGCGCCCGCAATAGCGACCTGGACCTAAACCACCACGTAAACCACTGTCGCTATGTAGAATGGATTCTCGATTGCCTTAGCAAAGAAGAAATCAAGGAACGCGGTATCCGTTCGTTGCAGCTGAACTTCGTGAACCAGGTGCCACTCGACGCAAACGTGAACATCATCCGTTTCAAGGACACGAACCACCACGCCGTATTCTTCGGCATGAACGCCGATATGGAAAAAAGCCCCACCACCAACCGTTGCCACTTCCAAGCACGCGTCGGTTTCAGGGGCTAA
- a CDS encoding alpha/beta hydrolase, producing MRKMIAASCLAVAVSVFAQGFGGQQGNGKIEYSEKFADLNYAGDGKVYHTLDIYLPKETKDAYPVVIHTYGSAWSMNNSKGSADLNTICAALLKAGYAVVTPNHRSASDAKYPAQLHDLKAVVRFIRGNAAKYKIDTSFIAMSGFSSGGHLSSLVATTCGLEEGKSGSVTVDLVGSLGEFTKFSSCIDAASLWSPPTDIYTMNPINNFMGSGTYEGAFIGAEREGNKDKWMVASSPYYASEDDPPVILFHGTKDQIVNPEQSKELYDSLKKHNVVTELVTVVGGTHGGNEMYVDENLNKMISFFNTAREAKAAAVILPPDTTCCKDSSSNDSTVTDPPARVLASMKQFAQVGLMCNKLVAYGSKDEFRFAVVSMNGSVTRRGSFYGFHDLSSLPSGAYAVVVTLPSGAQKILKFVKK from the coding sequence ATGAGAAAAATGATAGCAGCATCTTGCCTTGCTGTAGCCGTTTCGGTATTCGCCCAGGGCTTTGGCGGCCAGCAGGGTAATGGCAAAATAGAGTATTCCGAAAAGTTCGCTGATCTGAACTACGCGGGCGACGGAAAAGTCTACCATACATTGGACATCTATTTGCCCAAAGAAACGAAGGATGCTTATCCGGTGGTGATTCACACTTACGGTAGCGCCTGGAGCATGAACAATTCCAAAGGCTCCGCCGATTTAAATACCATTTGCGCGGCACTCCTGAAAGCAGGCTATGCCGTGGTGACGCCGAACCACCGTTCTGCAAGCGATGCCAAGTACCCGGCGCAGTTGCATGACCTTAAGGCCGTGGTGCGTTTTATTCGCGGTAATGCGGCGAAATACAAAATCGATACGTCGTTTATCGCCATGTCCGGGTTCTCCTCGGGCGGTCACCTATCAAGTCTTGTAGCGACGACCTGTGGCTTGGAAGAAGGCAAGTCCGGCTCTGTAACGGTGGACTTGGTGGGCTCCCTGGGGGAGTTCACCAAGTTCAGTAGCTGTATCGATGCGGCGTCGCTTTGGTCTCCTCCGACCGATATTTACACCATGAATCCTATCAATAATTTCATGGGAAGCGGAACCTACGAAGGCGCTTTCATTGGTGCTGAACGCGAAGGAAACAAGGATAAATGGATGGTTGCCAGTTCGCCGTATTATGCGAGCGAAGACGATCCACCTGTCATTTTATTCCATGGAACGAAGGACCAGATTGTGAATCCGGAACAGAGCAAGGAACTTTACGATTCGCTCAAAAAGCATAATGTCGTGACGGAACTTGTTACGGTGGTGGGTGGAACCCATGGCGGCAACGAAATGTATGTCGACGAAAACTTGAACAAAATGATCAGTTTCTTCAATACGGCTCGCGAAGCAAAGGCTGCTGCAGTGATTCTGCCTCCCGACACGACTTGCTGCAAGGATTCTTCCTCCAATGATTCGACGGTTACAGATCCTCCGGCGCGGGTGCTTGCAAGCATGAAGCAATTTGCCCAGGTCGGCCTGATGTGCAACAAACTGGTCGCCTATGGAAGTAAGGACGAGTTCCGTTTTGCCGTTGTCTCTATGAACGGCTCTGTTACCCGCCGAGGTTCTTTCTATGGTTTCCATGACCTGTCTTCGCTCCCCTCCGGAGCTTATGCAGTGGTCGTGACATTGCCGTCTGGAGCGCAGAAAATCCTCAAATTCGTCAAAAAATAA
- a CDS encoding extracellular solute-binding protein, translating to MKKRICGIALLVMGLALCGVAHAVPELRAMPTPPDTLVLWVMDQDINAGTALQKLMKKYTRQSGIPVKIRFVDWGVAFAELNKVLVNDAGPGTDFPDVLQLGSSWVPYFAKAGMISPVTELLDAVDTSRFYPEAMKSGHIGRDTLVYSIPWFLDIRGFFANERIWLELGLHDTEIETYPQFFGVLRAISEAKVTNRQDVEVVPFEFGVKDDWTGYQQMSPFLWNYGGDFVAEVDSGYRSALADPLTLVGLCFYLKLLRDHDVSPYNLKENSAQSADRFVRSEQLMIFGTSELIRKIEFDTEMGGLRDSPLAKDGLITVTGPKGPYGNFSFVGGSHLTLPKNSNPIKHLKARDLFLFMLRADNIDFYSRQCGFIPPDKSLIRIWMQDPRYNHLIDGLENHGRSSQNIPEWSEIEMTVNSMVSAIASTLLKQDSSVNEEIASHVFDAHQKINGILGYKDSETESAVKHRILAALETPVEETKYEKGFGSVSVQPEFSLRLIVVISLGAVAVVLLLVFSIRRFRKR from the coding sequence ATGAAGAAGCGTATTTGCGGCATAGCTTTATTGGTAATGGGTCTCGCCTTGTGCGGGGTTGCTCATGCTGTGCCGGAACTGAGGGCTATGCCGACGCCCCCCGATACGCTCGTGCTTTGGGTTATGGACCAAGATATTAATGCAGGCACGGCTCTTCAAAAGTTGATGAAGAAGTATACGCGCCAAAGTGGCATTCCGGTCAAGATTCGGTTCGTGGATTGGGGTGTCGCCTTCGCCGAACTCAACAAGGTTTTGGTAAACGACGCTGGCCCGGGGACCGATTTCCCGGATGTGTTGCAACTGGGCTCGAGCTGGGTGCCGTACTTTGCCAAGGCCGGCATGATTAGCCCTGTCACAGAATTGTTAGACGCTGTCGATACAAGTCGCTTTTATCCGGAGGCCATGAAATCTGGCCATATCGGTCGCGATACTCTAGTGTACTCAATTCCGTGGTTCCTCGACATTCGTGGGTTCTTCGCGAACGAACGTATTTGGTTGGAACTGGGACTGCACGATACTGAAATTGAAACTTACCCGCAGTTCTTTGGCGTGCTCCGTGCCATTTCGGAAGCCAAAGTGACTAACCGGCAAGATGTTGAGGTGGTGCCGTTTGAATTTGGCGTGAAGGACGACTGGACGGGCTATCAGCAGATGTCTCCGTTCCTCTGGAATTACGGAGGTGACTTCGTTGCAGAAGTCGATAGCGGTTACCGCAGTGCCCTGGCAGACCCATTGACGCTGGTGGGACTTTGTTTTTATTTGAAATTGTTGCGCGACCATGACGTATCGCCGTACAACCTCAAGGAAAATTCGGCCCAGAGTGCAGACCGCTTTGTGCGTTCCGAACAGTTGATGATTTTTGGTACGTCCGAATTGATCCGCAAAATTGAATTCGACACGGAAATGGGCGGCTTGAGAGATAGCCCGCTCGCCAAAGACGGCTTGATTACAGTGACCGGTCCCAAGGGCCCGTACGGCAATTTCTCGTTTGTGGGCGGAAGCCATTTGACGCTCCCGAAGAACAGCAACCCGATCAAGCATCTAAAAGCCCGCGATTTGTTCCTGTTCATGCTCCGTGCGGACAATATCGATTTCTATTCCAGACAGTGCGGCTTCATTCCGCCCGACAAGAGCCTGATTCGAATCTGGATGCAGGATCCTCGCTACAATCATTTGATTGACGGTCTCGAAAATCATGGCCGTAGTAGCCAAAACATTCCGGAATGGAGCGAAATCGAAATGACGGTGAACAGCATGGTGTCTGCCATCGCGAGTACATTGCTCAAGCAAGATTCTTCCGTGAACGAAGAAATTGCGAGTCACGTGTTTGATGCTCACCAGAAAATCAATGGCATTTTGGGGTACAAAGACTCCGAAACGGAATCCGCTGTAAAGCACCGTATTCTTGCGGCTTTGGAAACCCCGGTCGAAGAAACCAAGTACGAAAAGGGTTTCGGTTCGGTCAGCGTGCAGCCTGAATTTAGCTTGCGGCTTATTGTGGTGATTTCTTTGGGAGCTGTTGCGGTCGTGCTATTGTTGGTGTTCTCTATTCGTCGGTTCCGCAAGCGCTAG
- the dacB gene encoding D-alanyl-D-alanine carboxypeptidase/D-alanyl-D-alanine-endopeptidase, producing the protein MRNIFALIGFFTTVALANFQLDSFQMYVDSVVPGSRYGLSIRSVKTGKELGNIRGVEKFTPASTLKTLTTAAAVHYLPLDYAPKTDVSLNGSVRKKTFIGAVNVRGGGDPNFSGRYYADPFHMIYAMADSIHALGIDSISGKINLDSSYYKGPWRAEHWRKNFYDAWYGAEIAPLGFNDNCTMIRFKPGLKVGDPARAEIQPDVGYVVLKNEMITVPGKKRKWTWALDSAKPEITIGGAIGIGVDSSQLVLPVRNPIAYFKAAFVHALKERGIAFAEKQDVPDGIQIASYSFSAAPFLSILDEINQRSQNMHAETIFRNLGAQKSGVGSVESGRAAEMKFLAEMGIDSTDFEVWDGCGLSPKNKVKPSTETAMLAKMARHPKGRFYINSFAGPGIGTGGKRMLDLPYPWLTRFKTGFIGEVHGLVGYIYALDGDTLAVAMYLNETGKNPDSQLKDVLDTLWSRLVYRTNDNYASLMRMKQMWLAAQNVAGLTARLDYFSKALKGTPYKLGPMGESYVDPIENKPLVYMDSVDCVTYLEHALAMAIAPSENEIFSTLQKIRYKGGKIGYVNRKHYLLADWVGDGKFARVMQVPGDTVVKRTIPKQNFFKAKKIKYDTPDAPMDLRYLPYNRAVEMASKPYSGPLMVTGVAFVASANDLDATHTGFVIFRNGELPKLRHAAFKKQVIELTLKDYLASRKGKLPGITLFEFLKQ; encoded by the coding sequence ATGCGAAATATTTTTGCCTTAATTGGATTCTTTACAACTGTCGCTCTTGCCAATTTTCAATTGGATTCGTTCCAGATGTATGTGGATTCCGTAGTGCCGGGATCCCGTTATGGTCTTTCGATACGCTCGGTCAAGACAGGCAAGGAATTGGGAAACATTCGCGGGGTGGAAAAGTTTACTCCGGCAAGTACGCTTAAGACTTTGACGACTGCGGCGGCGGTGCATTATCTGCCGCTCGATTACGCTCCCAAGACAGATGTCTCGCTCAATGGTAGCGTGCGCAAAAAGACTTTTATTGGTGCGGTCAATGTACGCGGTGGCGGTGATCCGAATTTTTCGGGACGCTACTATGCTGACCCGTTCCATATGATTTATGCCATGGCCGATTCTATTCACGCCTTGGGAATAGATTCCATTTCGGGAAAGATAAACCTGGATTCTAGCTACTACAAGGGTCCGTGGCGTGCTGAACACTGGCGCAAGAATTTTTATGATGCCTGGTATGGCGCCGAAATTGCGCCTCTCGGTTTTAACGATAACTGCACCATGATCCGCTTTAAGCCGGGCTTGAAGGTGGGCGACCCCGCTCGTGCCGAAATTCAGCCTGATGTGGGTTATGTTGTCTTGAAAAATGAGATGATTACGGTGCCGGGCAAAAAGCGCAAGTGGACTTGGGCGCTCGATTCTGCAAAGCCTGAAATTACCATTGGCGGCGCTATCGGCATTGGTGTCGATTCAAGCCAGTTGGTGCTTCCGGTGCGTAACCCGATTGCTTATTTTAAGGCGGCCTTTGTGCATGCCCTCAAGGAACGCGGAATTGCCTTTGCCGAAAAGCAGGATGTCCCGGATGGCATTCAGATTGCATCTTATTCTTTCTCGGCGGCGCCCTTCTTGAGCATCCTCGACGAGATCAATCAGCGTAGCCAGAATATGCATGCCGAAACCATTTTCCGCAACTTGGGCGCTCAAAAGTCGGGCGTGGGTAGCGTTGAAAGTGGCCGTGCTGCAGAGATGAAATTCCTTGCCGAAATGGGGATTGATTCTACGGACTTTGAAGTGTGGGACGGTTGCGGACTTTCGCCTAAGAACAAGGTGAAACCTTCGACGGAAACGGCGATGCTTGCCAAGATGGCTCGCCACCCCAAGGGTCGTTTTTATATCAACAGCTTTGCAGGCCCGGGTATCGGTACCGGCGGCAAGCGTATGCTTGATTTGCCTTACCCCTGGCTCACCCGATTCAAGACGGGCTTTATCGGTGAAGTCCATGGTCTAGTGGGTTACATTTATGCGCTCGATGGCGATACTTTGGCTGTGGCCATGTACTTGAACGAAACTGGCAAGAATCCGGATTCCCAGTTGAAAGATGTGCTGGATACTTTGTGGAGTAGGCTAGTGTATCGTACTAACGACAACTATGCCTCTCTCATGAGAATGAAGCAGATGTGGCTTGCTGCCCAGAATGTGGCTGGCCTGACTGCAAGATTGGATTATTTTTCGAAGGCTCTGAAGGGGACTCCTTACAAGCTTGGTCCCATGGGTGAAAGCTATGTGGATCCCATCGAAAACAAGCCGTTGGTGTATATGGATTCGGTCGACTGTGTCACCTATCTGGAACACGCTCTTGCGATGGCGATTGCGCCTAGCGAAAATGAAATCTTTAGTACGCTCCAGAAAATCCGTTATAAGGGCGGTAAAATCGGTTACGTGAACCGCAAACATTACCTGTTGGCTGATTGGGTAGGCGATGGCAAGTTTGCTCGCGTGATGCAGGTGCCGGGCGATACGGTGGTGAAACGTACCATTCCCAAGCAGAATTTTTTCAAGGCGAAAAAGATCAAGTACGACACTCCCGATGCTCCGATGGACTTGCGCTACTTGCCGTACAATCGCGCCGTGGAAATGGCCTCTAAGCCTTACTCCGGTCCTCTGATGGTGACGGGTGTGGCCTTTGTCGCAAGTGCGAATGACTTGGATGCAACGCATACGGGCTTTGTGATTTTCCGTAACGGTGAACTTCCGAAACTTCGTCACGCTGCCTTCAAGAAGCAGGTGATTGAATTGACTTTGAAAGATTACCTGGCAAGCCGCAAGGGCAAGCTTCCCGGTATCACTCTCTTCGAGTTCCTGAAGCAATAG
- a CDS encoding ComEC/Rec2 family competence protein, whose amino-acid sequence MHVSRKSNRCIFLWVLLCGALWSAVFGLLFSGCTYDSGWGGASEPVRITFLDVGQGLAVLLENEGRFALYDTGPDSAGLMDTLAARGVDSLDWVLVSHFHRDHGGGFMEMGAAIESGRLKVGRLLVGLDTAVGFVSDSVFKVVRRYRIPVDTLVRGDSVYFAEGLRLECLWPVSYGRFGENRASVVLMGSMVGPQAGRESSFLLTGDLDSVGENRLMELSRDLSVDLLQVGHHGSAGSSGLQFLARVSPRYAAVGVGKNNRYGHPKEEVLNKLRIITGDSSAVYRTDLHGSFSFEMWPGVGLIVP is encoded by the coding sequence ATGCATGTTTCACGAAAATCTAATCGCTGCATTTTCCTATGGGTTTTGCTTTGTGGCGCCCTTTGGAGCGCCGTTTTTGGCCTGCTTTTTTCGGGGTGCACCTATGATTCCGGTTGGGGCGGTGCGTCCGAACCGGTTCGCATCACGTTTTTGGATGTGGGGCAGGGGCTTGCCGTACTGCTGGAAAACGAGGGGAGGTTTGCCCTGTATGACACGGGACCCGACTCCGCCGGACTGATGGATACGCTTGCGGCGCGCGGGGTCGATTCGCTCGACTGGGTGCTGGTGAGCCACTTTCACCGGGACCACGGCGGTGGGTTTATGGAAATGGGGGCGGCAATCGAGTCGGGGCGGCTCAAGGTCGGACGCCTCTTGGTGGGGTTAGACACCGCGGTGGGCTTCGTGAGCGATAGCGTCTTTAAGGTGGTGCGGCGGTACAGGATTCCGGTCGATACGCTAGTGCGCGGCGATTCGGTGTACTTTGCCGAGGGGCTAAGGCTTGAATGTCTGTGGCCTGTAAGTTACGGACGCTTTGGCGAAAATCGGGCTAGTGTCGTCCTTATGGGTTCTATGGTGGGGCCGCAGGCGGGGCGTGAAAGTTCGTTCCTGCTTACGGGTGACTTGGATTCCGTTGGCGAAAATCGCTTGATGGAACTTTCCCGCGATTTGTCGGTAGACTTGCTGCAAGTCGGGCACCATGGTTCCGCGGGCAGTAGCGGACTCCAGTTCCTGGCGCGGGTGTCGCCAAGGTATGCGGCTGTCGGCGTCGGTAAAAACAACCGTTACGGTCACCCTAAAGAAGAGGTGCTGAACAAGCTCCGCATCATAACGGGTGATTCGTCGGCGGTATACCGTACCGACTTGCACGGGAGCTTTAGTTTTGAAATGTGGCCCGGCGTCGGGCTGATTGTTCCTTGA
- a CDS encoding TIGR02147 family protein, translating into MKEIIEYTDYRKFIQDYYDERKRTSAFTWRDFARDAGFSSAVYLKYVCEGKKNLSVGAAGSVASAMGLVGFEHTYFVLMVSYAHAKGDEAKRAAFEERCALANAHKVRVLGGEEFNYFKSWKNVVLRELAPSMPGAKPLEMAKACKQPITAAEVSETLDFLLRAKLLTKDKDGNYHQTDKAVSIGSVDAVPVAARDLQRQMAEFAVKAVGLPQSERDMSGLTMGITHRAYERIKKELADCRRRIMAIVTEDDDTEQVYRLNLQLFPMSESLKKDDKGIPKKEGDHEE; encoded by the coding sequence ATGAAGGAGATTATAGAATACACAGATTACCGCAAGTTCATCCAGGATTACTACGATGAACGTAAGCGTACTTCTGCGTTTACCTGGCGAGACTTTGCGCGAGACGCGGGGTTTTCGTCGGCGGTTTATCTGAAGTATGTCTGCGAGGGAAAGAAAAACCTCAGCGTAGGGGCTGCAGGTTCCGTAGCGAGTGCTATGGGGTTGGTGGGGTTCGAACACACGTACTTTGTGCTGATGGTTTCGTACGCGCATGCGAAGGGGGACGAGGCGAAACGAGCCGCGTTCGAGGAACGCTGTGCGCTTGCGAATGCTCACAAGGTGCGTGTGTTGGGGGGCGAAGAGTTCAATTATTTTAAATCGTGGAAAAACGTGGTGCTGCGAGAACTTGCGCCAAGTATGCCCGGTGCAAAGCCGCTAGAAATGGCGAAGGCCTGTAAGCAGCCGATTACTGCGGCCGAGGTCTCTGAGACGCTCGACTTTTTGCTGCGCGCCAAGCTTCTCACAAAAGACAAGGACGGAAATTACCACCAGACGGACAAGGCCGTTTCGATCGGCTCTGTTGATGCTGTGCCGGTGGCGGCCCGCGATTTGCAACGCCAAATGGCGGAGTTTGCTGTCAAGGCGGTGGGCTTGCCGCAGTCGGAACGCGATATGTCGGGCCTTACCATGGGAATTACGCATCGCGCTTACGAACGTATCAAGAAAGAACTTGCGGATTGCCGTCGCCGCATTATGGCCATTGTTACCGAAGACGACGATACGGAACAGGTGTACCGCTTGAACTTGCAACTGTTCCCGATGAGTGAAAGTTTGAAGAAAGACGATAAGGGTATCCCCAAAAAGGAAGGAGATCATGAAGAATAA